In the Longimicrobiales bacterium genome, one interval contains:
- a CDS encoding NAD-dependent epimerase/dehydratase family protein: MSASAPEGTLVYVSGATGFIGGRLARALSARGYRLRCLVRSPDRAADLTALGAELIVGDAADEALVARGLDGARYACHLAGTYDLGAVDEAAMERVNVDGTRAFIAALRTAGVQRAIYTSSTAALGPASGIGSDDDVYHGPYPSIYHRTKTEAHHLARAAQREGLPLVIVCPALVYGPGDAGPSGRYVKDVLRHRVPGLSTKPAWFSYAHVDDVVSGMVTALERGRTGATYVLSGEHMSVNDFTQRIAKLGGTWAPPLRVPPFMIRLTGSLMDALGGLLGARLPVSRELAETGATGERWVHSHARATAELDYSPRSVEEGLPETVRDAQAQIGH; this comes from the coding sequence GTGAGCGCTTCCGCACCGGAGGGCACGCTCGTCTACGTGTCGGGCGCGACCGGGTTCATTGGAGGGCGGCTGGCTCGCGCACTGTCGGCGCGGGGCTACCGCCTTCGCTGTCTCGTGCGCTCGCCGGACCGTGCAGCGGATCTGACGGCGCTGGGTGCCGAGCTCATCGTGGGCGATGCCGCCGACGAGGCGCTGGTGGCCCGCGGTCTCGACGGTGCGCGCTACGCCTGCCACCTGGCCGGCACATATGACCTGGGTGCGGTCGACGAGGCGGCCATGGAGCGCGTGAACGTCGATGGCACGCGTGCGTTCATTGCCGCCCTGCGCACGGCCGGCGTGCAGCGGGCCATCTATACCTCGAGCACAGCGGCGCTCGGACCTGCATCCGGCATCGGGTCGGATGACGATGTCTATCACGGGCCGTACCCCTCCATATATCATCGCACGAAGACCGAGGCGCATCACCTGGCCCGGGCCGCGCAGCGCGAGGGGCTGCCGCTCGTCATCGTATGCCCGGCCCTCGTCTACGGTCCCGGCGACGCCGGGCCGAGCGGTCGGTACGTGAAGGACGTGCTGCGCCACCGCGTACCCGGTCTGTCCACGAAGCCGGCGTGGTTCTCCTATGCGCACGTCGACGACGTAGTGAGCGGCATGGTCACCGCGCTCGAACGCGGACGTACCGGAGCGACGTACGTGTTGTCCGGCGAGCACATGTCGGTGAACGACTTCACACAACGCATTGCCAAGCTGGGCGGTACCTGGGCGCCGCCGCTGCGCGTCCCGCCATTCATGATCCGGCTGACGGGCTCGCTCATGGACGCGCTGGGCGGACTGCTCGGAGCGCGGCTGCCCGTGAGCCGGGAGCTCGCCGAGACGGGTGCGACCGGAGAGCGCTGGGTGCACTCGCACGCACGCGCGACTGCCGAGCTGGATTACTCACCGCGGTCGGTGGAGGAGGGGCTGCCCGAAACGGTGCGCGACGCGCAGGCGCAGATCGGGCACTGA